A single window of Carassius gibelio isolate Cgi1373 ecotype wild population from Czech Republic chromosome A19, carGib1.2-hapl.c, whole genome shotgun sequence DNA harbors:
- the lingo4a gene encoding leucine-rich repeat and immunoglobulin-like domain-containing nogo receptor-interacting protein 4a: MCVAADWRRLYWWVVLQWVVGVASSGPCAQRCDCLAKLLIANCSSRQLSSVPAGVPDNTLSLNLTGNHLKTLSRGQFSGLTRLHELDLSNNELTVIEVEAFAGLKNLLTLRLSHNRLKIIPVGAFSDLPNVQFLDIGRNEILVFLDDMFREMPSLQTLEASENDLVFISSRAFSGLTNLQELNLDRCNLTSVPIEALSQLTGLMQLRFRRLGLTTLPNNSFRQLGRLRDLQVSHCPWLNSLATNSLFGLNLTSLTLSHCNLSAVPYSPLHHLVYLRYLDLSYNPITVILSNLLGDLLRLQELHLVGAGLLRIEPGAFRNLAFFRLLNVSENRLATLEVSAFHSVGSLEVLRLDGNPLACDCRLLWVIRSRPWLLFEGRSPVCVTPVQVQGRTFSDFTEAEIPRTFTCRQARILTRKPQDVRTDEGHTVLFFCAADGDPAPSIIWLNPKRSVLTGSGRIRVLSNGTLEVRYAQVQDSGYYLCVASNAAGNDSISVSLRVRGFPSSARNRSGTFFLEGWSFTSGQAAVNGSQPFPFDVKTLVIAVTMGFLSFLSSVAVCFIFMFFWSQSKGQIKHTATIDFVPRSAATASGGGRTTMETGRFTMKLI, encoded by the coding sequence ATGTGTGTGGCTGCTGATTGGAGGAGGCTGTACTGGTGGGTGGTGCTCCAGTGGGTAGTGGGCGTGGCTTCATCAGGACCCTGCGCTCAACGCTGCGACTGTTTGGCAAAGCTCCTGATAGCGAACTGTTCATCAAGACAACTGTCTTCCGTTCCCGCGGGTGTCCCTGACAACACCCTGTCGCTTAACTTGACCGGTAACCACTTAAAGACTCTGTCCAGGGGGCAGTTCTCCGGTCTGACACGGTTACACGAGCTGGACCTCAGCAACAATGAGCTGACGGTGATCGAGGTCGAAGCCTTCGCCGGCCTGAAGAACCTCCTCACGCTCAGATTATCCCACAACCGGCTGAAGATCATCCCGGTCGGAGCCTTTTCCGACCTCCCCAACGTTCAGTTTCTGGACATCGGCCGGAACGAGATCTTGGTGTTCCTGGACGACATGTTCCGAGAGATGCCGAGTCTCCAGACGCTGGAGGCCAGCGAGAACGACCTGGTGTTCATCTCCAGCCGCGCCTTCAGTGGCCTGACCAACCTGCAGGAGCTGAACCTTGACCGCTGCAACCTGACCTCGGTGCCGATCGAAGCCCTGTCGCAGCTCACCGGACTCATGCAGCTGCGCTTCCGCAGACTCGGACTCACCACGCTTCCCAACAACTCCTTCCGCCAGTTGGGACGCTTGCGGGATCTGCAGGTTTCTCACTGTCCTTGGTTGAACTCGCTGGCCACCAACAGTCTGTTCGGACTCAATCTCACATCGCTGACGCTGAGCCACTGCAACCTGAGCGCCGTGCCGTATTCCCCGCTGCATCACCTCGTCTACTTGCGATACCTGGACTTGTCCTACAACCCAATCACTGTCATCCTTTCCAACCTCCTTGGGGATTTGCTTCGACTCCAAGAGCTGCATCTAGTCGGTGCCGGGCTCCTACGAATAGAGCCTGGTGCTTTCCGCAACCTTGCATTTTTCCGGCTCCTTAACGTGTCGGAGAACCGTCTGGCGACGCTGGAGGTGTCGGCCTTCCACTCGGTCGGTTCTTTAGAGGTCCTTCGGTTGGACGGGAACCCGTTGGCGTGTGACTGTCGGCTTCTCTGGGTGATCCGCAGTCGTCCGTGGCTTCTCTTCGAAGGGCGTTCTCCAGTTTGTGTCACACCTGTGCAGGTGCAAGGCAGGACTTTCAGTGACTTTACGGAGGCTGAGATCCCCAGGACGTTCACCTGCCGGCAGGCTCGCATCCTTACTCGTAAACCGCAAGACGTTCGGACGGACGAAGGCCACACGGTGTTGTTCTTCTGCGCGGCCGACGGAGACCCGGCGCCGTCGATTATCTGGCTGAATCCCAAACGCTCGGTGCTCACCGGCTCGGGTCGCATTCGTGTGCTCTCCAACGGGACTCTAGAGGTGCGTTACGCACAGGTTCAGGATAGCGGCTACTATCTGTGCGTCGCTTCGAATGCCGCGGGGAACGACAGCATCTCAGTGAGCCTTCGGGTGCGAGGTTTTCCCTCATCCGCTCGCAACCGCTCCGGAACGTTCTTTCTGGAAGGATGGAGCTTCACTTCCGGGCAAGCGGCGGTCAACGGATCGCAGCCGTTTCCGTTCGACGTGAAGACGCTGGTGATCGCGGTTACCATGGGCTTCCTGTCGTTCCTGAGCTCGGTGGCCGTCTGTTTCATCTTCATGTTTTTCTGGAGTCAGAGCAAGGGACAGATCAAACACACGGCGACGATCGACTTCGTGCCACGCAGCGCTGCGACGGCGTCCGGAGGCGGACGGACAACGATGGAGACGGGGAGGTTCACCATGAAGCTGATCTGA